cgagcctcttaaaataatcactcatttataacggccatagccactaaaatgctgctgaccaccttatacaggttttctctataacagccacctgtatataaaggccagatatatctggtcccaaggtgaccattatagacaggttccactgtatacagaatcactatgccccagaaatgccaatagagcctacagcttttgctgtatttggcggtggaaaaacatggtagtgacagctggagctgagcctTGAGCTGAGCAATGTATGGGCTGGCTTacctgtgttactacaacaaattgtagtgctccacctgcctcaaactacactgtagctacataaaacgTTAAATATGAAGgacttcaccttcatttaaaactttccACCCtactagactggttttatgggcttctcaaaaagtattgataggcattcaaaattttgaatgattgcccgtgactataccgtaaccttaaaggaTGAAAAATTTTTTGGATAGCTAAGCAACCACAAAAATTACGTCCCTCGAAAATTAGTACGTATACAGTAAAATGACTACAAAGGACCAATCTGCAAAATTTCTAGCTGGCTATTTATTTGTGGCTAAAAGTGCCCATGGAATGGAGTAGATGCCAGTTTTCATGTACTCAGCAACTGTATAGGAAGTGCTAtatatggtgactgttctattagagtatttgtcttactgctttattagagtatctcaaattttTGCTTGTATCTTTTTATGGTAGGGGGTTAGGAAGAAGAGAAGTGCTCCCTGTGCCCCCCCTCCCCACTAGATCTGCTACTGCTATACCATGTAGCATCTTATTTTTAAAGTAGAAAATTTTGCATAAGTGGtaaaatttgaattttgatTTTGAAGAGTGCGTTATTTGGAAGTCCGGAAATAAAGAGAAATTTGTTgtttgtgtcacaaattatgaagatacaTGTACGCTTGCAAAACTAACTTACTGATGAAATAATCCTCACCCCCTGTGCGCTGGAGAAGACTGGCGGAGTCTCAAGTGAAATTGAATTTAATCAGTCACTGGCTTGATTGTAACTGTAGCTGACTAGCGACATCATTTCCCCACAATGACCCGTTCTGGGTCAACTGCTTAACACAGTAACGACACTGTTATCCATCACATGTCTACACCACATAAAAGCTACTTGCatgaatttattttcaaagacttttgactttattctttCAAAGCTTCGATTTCTTTAGCTCTTCAACAAAAACATGCTCAATCATTTAACATGGGATTGGATTATATGTTGTTTAAATGATTATCATGTGAAATAGTTAAGCAAACAACAGACTGGGGCTATTAATGTCCTGGAAGCCTGACATAATTAATCCTGGCACTTATTTAGATACAGAATTTACCAAATACGGCAAATAGCAGAACTGCAGAGTCACTTACTCTCAGCATTAGCAAATCTTATTGCTAATTGTTCTGGTTTGGCTTCTTCATCAGCTAAGTCAGCCTGAGTTGTCCACACCCATGCACGATCACTACCAGCACTTGGTAACAACTTCAAATCAgcagttactatagcaacagGTAGTCAGAATGGTTCACAGTAAACAACACAACTAACATCGATGATTTGCACAAAGTTTGTGCGTCTTTTCTCTCCTCATGACAATCCGATATGTACCAGTCTTCTTGTGCTTCAGAATCCTCACATCTCCCACTCCACGCTCCTTCCACTCTGGAGGATCTTCCTTAGTGTCAAACCTGAACAGCTTAGCTCTCCTGTGGTAACCAAAGGAAATTGTAACACCAACACAAAGTGATGTTGAAAGAAAGACACAATTGGAGAATTAAATTTTGTCTCTTACAAAATGGTGGGCTTAGTTTAGGGGCTCACAGCTTTTACGTTCATGTTAGCTATTACATAACCACAACTTGAGACATTAAATTGAACTGTTCACAATTGAACTGTTCACTGGGCAGTTGTTATCCCAAACCCTGTGATTTTCAAAGTTGGGTAGTTTGATGAGGAGAATGGAAGGCTAGTACATAAGATAATTACATAATATCACAGAATCTCCTATTAAGAGGTCACCCATGATGTTAATATCTATGGCTTTCCAGGTTAGTTGACTGTGTCTTTTCTCTTTGTACTAGTTCCTCAATGCATTGTGTGATACTTTTCTCTAGTACACTACTTCAGTCTCTCAACATGTATGCGTGCACGCCTACTGCCCTTATAGGACATTTTCACAAGGTATAGCgtagttcgacactctccctacaccattataaactcttgttaTCAGTCTCTGAACTTGTGCTTTACATAAAGGATTTGAAATTAGACTCCAAATATTGGTATACAACGGTTACTGCAAATCACACCACCCCAAGAGAGTGAATCCATAAGCACTCACGATGAGGTCTTTTATTAGGCacatgtgcaaaaaaattataatttttttgagAAGCTCTATTATGAATGTGCCTAACAACCAGACTTTATGGTACCCAAGTATCAAGGAGTTACAATTATTGTATAGCACAGTCTCCATTATAACTAGTGCTCACATTTTAAACACTTCCGCCTCGTTTTCTTCTAATGTCTTCAACTCCACAGGAGCTAGCTTCACCACCGGCTCAAATGTCAACACCGGACTCTCCACCGGAACATCGTCCTATAAATGAAATGTCACCCAGTGTGTAACACAAGACATCTTAAAATACATTTCAAGAATCAATGTACACAAAACTCAATAGGAAATACTATGGAAACAGGGTAATTCACAATTAGAAATTTCAGGGAATATGTGAATAAAACACCATTGAAGGCAGGGTCATTCTTCAAGGAAAATTTACATTAGTGAGCAATATCTTAGCTATAATACTATGCTTGAGAAGCTTTCTGTAGCTAACAATAAACATGTTAGTAAAATAAAGCACCATTTAATAAGTAAACCTTAGAGCTAAGCTCATTACAAAGAGACAAATAGTAtttacaaagaaaaacaaagtTGAGACTGTAGCCCAGTAATTGACAGTAAGGGCATGCATTATGTCTGGCTGGTATGAAAGGTAGCTCACGAGCCCCAAAAtggtgtacaagagtcccaatatttaagtatttccaAATACTTAAATAGTATTTTAATGAATATTTTTATCTTCTTATTACCAAGATGTTCACTTGTGTTCTCACTTCAATGACAGTACACAACAGGACACCAGAAAAACCTTGACAGAAGCAGCACCAACGTACCTTGTACAACAATCAAGCGGGTTTTTATTGCGAGGACTTTAATCTTATGTTTTGGGTACTTCACAATATTAAAATTCGTGACATATTTTGTTTATCATGAGGTTTTTAGCGCCTGTAAAATTGTTGTGTTGGAACAAACCAGGTGCTTGTTTATGTACATAACAGCTTGCTGGTCATTTATTACAGCTCTATCAATTGCTCGTTCCCCTATACAACATGTCAAACATCGTAGAACACGGCTGCCCTACCCCTTTCCTGGCGAACCTCAGGCGCCTGCATCAATTCATCATGGATACAAGCATAGATACAAAGAAACACAGCTGACTTGACAAAATTTCATCTCTTATGCTAACACTTATTGCAATTTCATAAATTTGGGAGGAATTTAATGTTGCAAATTTGTCACCTCGCGAATTAAGTGttgcatgatttaatttttGCAAGTAAATTTGTCCACGAGGAGAACCCACTAtatggtatcatacagtacgatagtaactgtatagtagggaccacaaaggagtaggcatggcccacgaaataatatcacccaaaaacagcctcaatttccctgacgatgatgaggcagtattggttaggtaaaactaagcccaaacaaacttttgacttgaaacgctttcaacaagttgctacggaatttaaaaaataatttatttaacggaattttctagcgactgactgactgactgactgagtaactgactgatgccttcagaaagCGTagctcgataacggctaaggctagtggcttgtgttttttttttactgttcgacgtcgcttcggcccgagaggtgccttttggcatactgcagtacgtacaatgcatttttcatggacttaccagtgtcctcctttgtgtcccattcatctttgctgacagcgaaaagtgttgatttggcgatagcacgtgatggctttccttcgtaacggaaatcgtccatatttgtcatagtggctattttgatagcagaggtgctttttgagcagttcttgattcatactgctgtgtaacgagttgagcatagctgacaacgaagtgtaatggatacttcacttttcagatgataattgatatagccagagcgcgcggcaccatttctttcggtatgcgtggattgcagaggtgcttttcgaacagttcttgattcgtaatgggttgaacaaagctgacaacaaagcataatggatacttcacttttcagacgacaaTTGGGATgcacagtgccatttcagatgcggtatatgtgggttcaccagtcataataattattcacaaaaaaaagtttataaacaagtacacagaaaaatttggaattttcaactagagtaaggaccataacacattgataaaaagtactgaaacaagttggagtagtgcatgatattaaatcacagtaaaacaataagaagtgttatatccctactgtgcatttccattatggtatcatgaacacagtagggatataacacttcttattgttttactgtgatttaatatcatgcactactccaacttgtttcagtactttttatcg
This genomic interval from Dysidea avara chromosome 15, odDysAvar1.4, whole genome shotgun sequence contains the following:
- the LOC136245725 gene encoding ran-specific GTPase-activating protein-like, yielding MHHVLRDYRLWDTCWTMTDSKDKADQQDDVPVESPVLTFEPVVKLAPVELKTLEENEAEVFKMRAKLFRFDTKEDPPEWKERGVGDVRILKHKKTGTYRIVMRREKTHKLCANHRLTADLKLLPSAGSDRAWVWTTQADLADEEAKPEQLAIRFANAENAGKFKEAFEKFQAESVGSKTDDSLADEVTKMTIKDDDTTTSTQDNKTTDNNKPKEAAVTATSSSSDDATKPSDGDKKETSVAE